Within Planococcus citri chromosome 2, ihPlaCitr1.1, whole genome shotgun sequence, the genomic segment CTTCTGCAAAATTCAAACACATATCATGCTATTGAAAATCTCAAGATACCAATCAAGGTACTACATAAGTAAACCACACTCTCATTCTTGTAAATACTCGTATGAGTATTGAATATAATGCATTTAGCAAATAAAGTACGTATACCTACCACCtaacaaaaatatatttctttttATAGGTTCTCATAGTAGCAAGTTCCAACTTATGCCTACAAAGAATCATTTTGACTCAGAGATCTGAACATACGAATCCAACATTTTAAAGTATGATTATTTAGAAGAAAGCTGCGAAATGTAATAATTTGGCAAGTTCCTGCTCATTTGATAGAATTACAACTTACGagataaatttgaagacaaattAAACGAACAACAATCGTTGGtgagtgttttttgtttttttaaaaatatttgatagAAATTTCCTCGTACACGCCTGACACGTCAGCTTGATAATATCAAATATCAAGAAtaatgattttgttttacatttttatcaaatttattaaCATAAATACATActggaaaaaatcaccaaacttacgtaagtaggtacgtaaaataaACAGTCAATTGTAACAAGTAGTAGGTATACTGGTACACATAATAATATCCTTCatcgcaaaaaattatactcgtgTCTCAATGTAGTTCACTACATTAgtataatcatttttcaattttcaagaaatcagtTTGAACGAAATCTGGGTTATACGCAGGCTGAACATGAGCCGGAAGATAGGAATGATGATCCACAACTGGAACACCAATAACACTAGCACTATATACTGCACTTTGAGGAATACTCGAATGCATAACAACACGATTCGGCAAATTCGACTGAACTGGAACGTAAGGAACGTTGAAAGCTGCAGGAGATTGTACGTTTACTTGAGGCATACGATTTGATTCTGATGCTTCAGGATGATCAGGGAAAACGTGACCAGTTTGACGATGTTTCATTTCGTGGTGCAGATTTATCGTTAACATGACGAAATATATCTCCAAAGCTGAAACAATATCGTACAAATCAGGGAAATGAATTCTGATCACTGATGAACGAACCTACGTAATCTCTTAATgaagtcgaatttttttttttttaccgaaaccTAGACCAGCAAGGAAACTCATAGGTATGTAGTGCCTAATTAGACACACGACCATCGCAACACCACAACAAGCAGCAATGAAGAACTGATAAGCGATCATTAGCCAAAGACAGAAGGCTGAGTTCTGTTGAAAGAAATATCATGATGAGCAAAGCAATCAATAATGACGAGTTTCGTAATAATTGATCAGTTGTGCACCTTACCAAGAGTAATGCAAAGACCGAATTCATTACAATCCACATTTGTGAGAAACCAAGAAGAATTGAAGTTCTCTCTTCAGAAGCGATGGCGAAACATAAACCTATCAACTGAAAAATAGACACGATATGAGTTTCGAGATATTTCATCAACGATTATCGTATACTGTAAAGGTTCAATCATAAATACTCATCTTACCAAATGAATTGCACAGGAAACGTAAACTCCGCATTTCAAACTGTAACCGCAGAAACTCTTGAAATAGGGCATCGTGAATTTACACTAGACCAGATCTCTTCCAGAATTTATCTGTAACCAACCAAAGCTGCTGTAACATGACGTGAAGAAAAGCGTGTGTTTATTATTGATCAAGTAGATCACTGGCGAATGCAATTGCTTCAGTCAGCAGCTGCTATCGCCATACTATTCATTATACGAAGCAAATACTTAGAATATAAATCAACATCACAGAAACAGTTTACCAAACCACTTGAGAGTCCATTTTCAGTGTCCATGATTCGTATAGTGATATTATAAATAGGTCGGTAAATGTTCAGAAATAGCTAGTAAAATGCTTATGAAGTTATGAAGAAGGAGTGTTTACTTCAGTGTTTCATACCTGGTTGTTCAGTGTGACTAGTTTGGATCAAAATCCAGAAATAAGATCACTTTTCCTCGAATCTTGAAGAGTATTACCGATGAATTCAGATTTCAGATCAGAAACTGGCCACCTAGAAATCACATCagaatcgaatttgaaattgaaaaatgagtattCATTTCAAAACACAAGCAACT encodes:
- the LOC135834369 gene encoding uncharacterized protein LOC135834369, with the translated sequence MPYFKSFCGYSLKCGVYVSCAIHLLIGLCFAIASEERTSILLGFSQMWIVMNSVFALLLNSAFCLWLMIAYQFFIAACCGVAMVVCLIRHYIPMSFLAGLGFALEIYFVMLTINLHHEMKHRQTGHVFPDHPEASESNRMPQVNVQSPAAFNVPYVPVQSNLPNRVVMHSSIPQSAVYSASVIGVPVVDHHSYLPAHVQPAYNPDFVQTDFLKIEK